One Candidatus Binatia bacterium genomic window carries:
- the bshB1 gene encoding bacillithiol biosynthesis deacetylase BshB1, giving the protein MAPPRDLDAFDPPESPDGPPLDLLAIGAHPDDVEISCGGTIAAAAAEGLRAGILDLTRGESATNGTPEIRAAEAAEAARLLGACGRWNAGLPDGALHAHDPEQVRRAVLWLRALRPDVVVVHFPRDRHPDHVAASELIDRASYLAGLRRFESVGNAAPFRPRARYHYASRVGFAPSFVVDVTAHWEAKRAAILAHGSQVSRTSAEARPTPLNREGFLDFVESRARHYGGMIGVTYGEPFHATEPIGVRALAAFLRTPQPAPGSFTG; this is encoded by the coding sequence GTGGCGCCCCCGCGCGACCTCGATGCCTTCGATCCTCCCGAGTCACCGGACGGCCCTCCGCTCGACCTGCTCGCGATCGGCGCCCATCCCGACGACGTGGAGATCTCCTGCGGGGGGACGATCGCGGCCGCTGCCGCCGAGGGGCTCCGCGCCGGGATCCTCGATCTGACGCGCGGGGAGAGCGCGACCAACGGCACCCCCGAAATCCGCGCGGCGGAAGCGGCAGAGGCCGCGCGCCTCCTCGGCGCGTGCGGCCGCTGGAACGCGGGGCTGCCCGACGGAGCCCTCCACGCCCACGATCCCGAGCAGGTGCGCCGCGCGGTGCTCTGGCTGCGCGCCCTGCGCCCCGACGTCGTGGTCGTGCACTTCCCGCGCGACCGCCACCCCGACCACGTGGCCGCGTCCGAGCTGATCGACCGCGCCTCCTACCTGGCAGGGCTGCGCCGCTTCGAGAGCGTCGGGAACGCCGCCCCCTTCCGCCCGCGCGCGCGCTACCACTACGCCTCGCGCGTCGGCTTCGCGCCCTCGTTCGTCGTGGACGTGACGGCGCACTGGGAGGCGAAGCGGGCGGCGATTCTCGCGCACGGGAGCCAGGTGAGCCGCACGTCGGCGGAGGCGCGCCCCACTCCCTTGAATCGGGAGGGCTTCCTCGACTTCGTGGAATCGCGGGCGCGCCACTACGGCGGGATGATCGGCGTGACCTACGGCGAGCCGTTTCACGCCACGGAGCCGATCGGCGTCCGCGCGCTGGCCGCCTTCCTCCGGACGCCGCAGCCGGCACCCGGCTCGTTCACCGGCTAG
- the glpX gene encoding class II fructose-bisphosphatase, with translation MDRHVGLDLVRVTEAAALACARFMGRGDAHGADQAAVTAMRRAFDNVDIRGTVVIGEGERDEAPMLYIGERVGSGYGAEVDIALDPLECTNSVAYGRDNALAVIALAQRGHFLHAPDTYMEKIAVGAKAANAIDLSRSVEENLESVAAAKGYDLEDLTVVVLDRPRHEELIQRIRKVGARIHLIPDGDVSAAMATAVESTGVDVLLGIGGAPEGVLAAAALRCLGGAMQGRLRFRSDEEKERATRMGIVDHDRIYTQTDLARGDSIIFATTGVTDGDMLDGVRFSGDGAETHSMVMRAATGTVRILRTSHRFSGPDGRPVSIEPFEAFHRS, from the coding sequence GTGGACCGCCACGTCGGCCTGGACCTGGTCCGCGTCACCGAAGCGGCCGCGCTCGCCTGCGCGCGATTCATGGGCCGCGGCGACGCGCACGGGGCCGACCAGGCCGCCGTGACCGCGATGCGGCGCGCGTTCGACAACGTGGACATCCGCGGCACGGTCGTGATCGGCGAGGGGGAGCGCGACGAGGCGCCCATGCTCTACATCGGGGAGCGCGTCGGCTCGGGGTACGGCGCCGAGGTGGACATCGCGCTCGACCCGCTGGAGTGCACGAACTCGGTGGCGTACGGCCGCGACAACGCCCTCGCGGTGATCGCGCTCGCCCAGCGGGGCCATTTCCTCCACGCGCCCGACACCTACATGGAGAAGATCGCCGTCGGCGCCAAGGCCGCGAACGCGATCGACCTCTCCCGCTCCGTCGAGGAGAACCTCGAGTCGGTCGCCGCCGCCAAGGGGTACGACCTCGAGGACCTCACCGTCGTCGTGCTCGACCGGCCGCGCCACGAGGAGCTGATCCAGCGGATCCGGAAGGTCGGCGCGCGCATCCACCTGATCCCCGACGGCGACGTCTCGGCCGCGATGGCCACCGCCGTCGAGTCGACCGGCGTGGACGTGCTGCTGGGCATCGGCGGCGCGCCCGAGGGCGTGCTCGCGGCGGCGGCGCTCCGCTGCCTGGGCGGCGCGATGCAGGGGCGCCTCAGGTTCCGGAGCGACGAGGAGAAGGAGCGCGCGACGCGGATGGGGATCGTCGACCACGACCGGATCTACACCCAGACCGATCTCGCGCGCGGCGACTCCATCATCTTCGCCACGACCGGCGTCACCGACGGGGACATGCTCGACGGCGTCCGCTTCAGCGGGGACGGCGCCGAGACCCATTCGATGGTGATGCGCGCGGCCACGGGAACGGTGCGCATCTTGAGGACGAGCCACCGCTTCTCCGGACCGGACGGACGGCCGGTGAGCATCGAGCCGTTCGAAGCCTTCCACCGGTCCTGA
- a CDS encoding SDR family oxidoreductase, whose translation MAPKEDAPLATGFQGRTALVVGGSRGLGRAVAIALAREGCRVLAVGRSAVSLAALRETAAARGLSLRTARGDVTRPGTAQRLVRLAGAGAGGRGGRGRLGHAAPDIVVHAAGDYWEGPLRALTPERWEALVRSNVTGAVALLHAALPAMRRRRFGRVLLFGVAGGDTPRAASLAHGYRAAKIALLTLARSAAQEEAEHGITVNVILPGVIRTPGTPARWAAAAASAKIPARRLGTPGEVARAALFLLAEESGYITGAALPVSGGYLL comes from the coding sequence ATGGCCCCGAAAGAAGATGCCCCGCTCGCGACCGGATTCCAGGGACGCACGGCCCTCGTCGTCGGGGGCAGCCGCGGCCTGGGCCGCGCCGTGGCCATCGCGCTCGCGCGCGAGGGGTGCCGCGTGCTGGCGGTGGGGCGTTCGGCGGTCTCGCTTGCCGCACTGCGCGAGACCGCCGCGGCGCGAGGACTGAGCCTCCGCACCGCCCGGGGCGACGTGACGCGCCCCGGCACGGCGCAACGGCTGGTCCGCCTCGCCGGCGCCGGCGCCGGAGGACGCGGGGGACGCGGACGGCTGGGGCACGCCGCCCCCGACATCGTCGTGCACGCGGCGGGCGACTACTGGGAGGGGCCGCTCCGGGCCCTCACGCCCGAGCGCTGGGAAGCGCTCGTCCGCTCCAACGTGACCGGCGCGGTCGCGCTCCTCCATGCCGCGCTTCCCGCAATGCGCCGGCGGCGCTTCGGGCGGGTGCTCCTCTTCGGCGTCGCCGGCGGGGACACGCCGCGCGCGGCGTCGCTCGCGCACGGCTATCGCGCCGCGAAGATCGCGCTGCTCACCCTCGCGCGGAGCGCGGCGCAGGAGGAAGCGGAGCACGGGATCACGGTCAACGTCATCCTCCCGGGCGTGATCCGGACCCCCGGCACGCCGGCGCGGTGGGCGGCGGCCGCCGCCTCGGCCAAGATCCCGGCACGCCGCCTGGGGACGCCGGGAGAGGTGGCGCGCGCCGCGCTCTTCCTCCTGGCCGAGGAGTCGGGATACATCACCGGCGCCGCGCTCCCGGTTTCGGGCGGATACCTGCTCTGA
- a CDS encoding DUF1028 domain-containing protein, translating into MRVSLRATATAAALVAALAVLGPIAHAQAPRAAPPPPSPSRTDTLALPLRVVLGQGPALAAAAFDSATGSWGAACAASEIAVGARALEASAEAGALLSLGPGAGDLRAAASALARGMDPDSALILLVPAGTDPAARVGIVVGRGGRAAARSGAHLPGFSGTRLGASFACAGYGLRGAATLEAMAEAFAQRSGDLGARLLAALEAGERADGDPFAARGREASAALLVVRAAAEPEPRFGTGSVPGSDRITDLRVDLDKDPIGALGRIYARHAETFLPAAHVRYGDAARRRGDDAAAAREYAAAEAGFRTAVAGGPKDADALNELAWFLATRGGDPAEALRYAEAAVAARSDDPNLFDTLAEAAYRAGNLERAIEAAERAVRLSRGNERYAERLRLFRAAKAALASPSR; encoded by the coding sequence ATGAGGGTCTCGCTCCGGGCCACGGCCACGGCCGCGGCGCTCGTCGCCGCCCTGGCCGTGCTCGGCCCCATCGCGCACGCGCAGGCGCCGCGTGCCGCGCCGCCGCCACCGTCCCCGTCCCGAACCGACACCCTCGCCCTTCCGCTCCGCGTCGTCCTGGGACAGGGTCCCGCCCTGGCCGCGGCCGCGTTCGATTCCGCGACCGGTTCCTGGGGCGCGGCGTGCGCCGCCTCCGAGATCGCGGTGGGCGCGCGCGCCCTGGAAGCTTCGGCGGAAGCGGGCGCCCTCCTCTCGCTGGGACCCGGGGCCGGGGATCTCCGCGCCGCGGCCTCCGCGCTCGCGCGCGGGATGGATCCCGACTCCGCTCTGATCCTGCTCGTGCCCGCCGGCACCGATCCAGCGGCCCGCGTGGGCATCGTCGTGGGGCGCGGCGGGCGCGCCGCGGCCCGCTCGGGCGCGCATCTGCCGGGATTTTCGGGCACCCGACTCGGCGCGAGCTTCGCCTGCGCCGGCTATGGCCTCCGGGGTGCGGCGACCCTCGAGGCGATGGCTGAGGCGTTCGCGCAGCGGAGCGGCGATCTGGGCGCGCGGCTCCTCGCCGCGCTCGAAGCCGGCGAGCGCGCGGACGGCGATCCCTTCGCGGCGCGGGGGAGGGAAGCCTCGGCGGCGCTCCTCGTCGTGCGCGCCGCGGCCGAGCCCGAGCCCCGGTTCGGCACGGGCTCCGTCCCCGGCTCGGACCGGATCACTGATCTGCGGGTGGACCTGGACAAGGACCCGATCGGCGCCCTGGGCCGGATCTACGCGCGCCACGCCGAGACGTTCCTTCCCGCGGCGCATGTCCGTTACGGCGACGCTGCCAGGCGGCGCGGCGACGACGCGGCGGCCGCGCGCGAGTACGCCGCCGCGGAGGCCGGGTTTCGCACCGCGGTGGCCGGCGGTCCCAAGGACGCGGATGCCTTGAACGAGCTGGCGTGGTTTTTGGCGACGCGTGGAGGCGATCCCGCCGAGGCGCTGCGCTACGCGGAGGCCGCGGTGGCCGCGCGGAGCGACGATCCGAACCTCTTCGACACGCTGGCCGAGGCGGCCTACCGGGCGGGGAATCTCGAGCGGGCGATCGAAGCGGCCGAGCGCGCGGTGCGGCTGTCGCGGGGGAACGAGCGCTACGCGGAGCGGCTCCGCCTCTTTCGCGCCGCGAAAGCGGCGCTGGCGTCGCCTAGCCGGTGA
- the recJ gene encoding single-stranded-DNA-specific exonuclease RecJ → MFPNVRFSLPEVPLRPSTPKTWVLKSPAAPELAERLKTELGVSDTFARLLANRGFTSSAQVESFLVPSTDRLLDAFTMRDMDRAVDRVLQAVAARESILVYGDYDVDGITSTSLLTAALAEMGAKVSYFIPDRIRDGYGFSERGVDVARKRRIRLVITADCGITATNEVLLARKEGIDVIVTDHHEPLGELPQACAVLNPKRKDCPYAFKELAGVGVVFKLVQGLAARRPDVLPPDFVFHHLDLVALGTIADVVPLVGENRVFAKIGLERLCHSDKPGIAALKEVAGLRTRRVESGHVAYILAPRINAAGRLGNAESGVRLLLSNDPREAAIIAESLEEDNANRKKIDESTLEDALDQLQKHGADLPPAIVLWSDRWHPGVLGIVASRLIERFHRPTILIASDGDEGKGSGRSIPGFDVCLALQECRAHLLGFGGHSYAAGLTIRTECLEAFRDQLCDVVRSKVLPDDFIPKLSIDGPIDLEHLNEDLVQALDRLAPFGIGNAEPLFVADDVKLSLPPAVVSRNHLKLTIRQSGRDLDCIGFGMGHMASVIAQNGGKLSVAFVPTINVWQNRSRLQLKLRDIQVR, encoded by the coding sequence ATGTTCCCGAATGTCCGTTTCAGCCTCCCCGAGGTGCCTTTGCGTCCGTCCACGCCCAAGACCTGGGTCCTGAAGAGCCCCGCCGCTCCCGAGCTGGCGGAACGGCTCAAGACCGAGCTGGGCGTTTCCGACACGTTCGCGCGGCTCCTCGCCAACCGCGGCTTCACCTCCTCCGCGCAGGTCGAATCGTTCCTGGTCCCCTCGACCGACCGGCTGCTGGACGCGTTCACCATGCGCGACATGGACCGCGCGGTGGACCGGGTCCTGCAGGCCGTCGCCGCGCGCGAGTCGATCCTGGTCTACGGCGACTACGACGTGGATGGCATCACCTCCACGTCGCTCCTGACGGCCGCGCTGGCGGAGATGGGCGCCAAGGTCTCCTACTTCATCCCCGACCGGATCCGGGACGGTTACGGATTCTCGGAACGGGGCGTGGACGTGGCGCGCAAGCGCCGCATCCGCCTCGTGATCACCGCCGACTGCGGCATCACCGCCACGAACGAGGTCCTCCTCGCGCGGAAGGAGGGGATCGACGTCATCGTGACCGACCATCACGAGCCCCTCGGGGAGCTGCCGCAGGCCTGCGCCGTGCTCAATCCCAAGCGCAAGGACTGCCCCTACGCCTTCAAGGAGCTCGCGGGGGTGGGGGTGGTCTTCAAGCTGGTGCAGGGGCTTGCCGCGCGGCGCCCCGACGTGCTCCCGCCCGATTTCGTCTTCCACCACCTCGACCTGGTCGCGCTCGGCACGATCGCCGACGTCGTCCCGCTGGTGGGGGAGAACCGCGTGTTCGCCAAGATCGGCCTGGAGCGCCTCTGCCATTCCGACAAGCCCGGGATCGCGGCGCTCAAGGAGGTGGCGGGTCTCCGCACGCGGCGGGTCGAGAGCGGCCACGTGGCCTACATCCTGGCGCCGCGCATCAACGCGGCGGGCCGGCTCGGGAACGCGGAGAGCGGCGTGCGCCTGCTCCTCTCGAACGACCCGCGCGAGGCGGCGATCATCGCGGAGAGCCTCGAGGAGGACAACGCGAACCGGAAGAAGATCGACGAGTCCACGCTGGAGGACGCGCTCGACCAGCTCCAGAAGCACGGCGCCGACCTTCCCCCCGCCATCGTCCTCTGGTCCGACCGGTGGCATCCCGGCGTGCTCGGGATCGTCGCGTCGCGGCTCATCGAGCGATTTCACCGGCCGACGATCCTCATCGCCTCCGACGGCGACGAGGGGAAGGGCTCGGGGCGGAGCATTCCCGGCTTCGACGTCTGCCTGGCGCTCCAGGAGTGCCGCGCGCACCTCCTCGGCTTCGGCGGCCACTCCTACGCCGCCGGCCTCACGATCCGGACCGAGTGCCTCGAGGCGTTCCGCGACCAGCTGTGCGACGTGGTGCGCTCCAAGGTGCTGCCCGACGATTTCATCCCCAAGCTCTCGATCGACGGCCCGATCGACCTCGAGCACCTGAACGAGGACTTGGTCCAGGCGCTGGACCGGCTCGCGCCGTTCGGGATCGGCAACGCCGAGCCGCTGTTCGTGGCCGACGACGTGAAGCTCTCCCTGCCGCCGGCCGTCGTGAGCCGCAACCACCTCAAGCTCACCATCCGCCAGAGCGGTCGGGATCTCGACTGCATCGGGTTCGGCATGGGACACATGGCCAGCGTCATCGCGCAGAACGGCGGCAAGCTCTCCGTGGCGTTCGTCCCCACGATCAACGTCTGGCAGA